One Streptomyces dangxiongensis genomic window, CGTCCGCGTGCGTGCCGAGCAGCGCGGTGTGGCAGCCGTCGCAGAATCCGCAGCCGGGGGTCCCGCCGAGAGCGCGGTCGGGGCTCACGCACTGGAGAGCGGCGGCGAAGGCCCGCGCCGCCTGGTTCCGTCCCGCGCCGGGCGGGCCGGTGAACAGCCAGGCGTGCGTCATCTTCGACGCCTCCGGCGGCGGCTCGTCCGCCGCGGCGGCCGTGACGAGGGCATCGGCGTCCCGTGCGGCGGCGTCCAGCACCGCGCTCACCTTCTCCTGCCCGACGAGGTCGTCCCACACGGTCATGGGTCACGCCGTCCTTCCGTCACACACCACGTTCCGGACTCCACGGTCCGGACTCCATTGTGCGGGTGAGGTCTGACATCGGGGGCCGGCGGTGGTGCCGGGCGGAGCGGGGACGGGGTGGGCGAGCGGGGCAGGACCCGTTGAAGGCGCGAGGGCCCGGGCCACGGGCCACGGGGTGCGGCAGCGGAGCGCCAGGGTCGGCGGCCGGCCGCTGCCGTCCTCAGCCGCGGCGGCCCCGGCCGCGACCCCCGCGCTTGCGCTCCTCACCGGTGTCGCCCTGGTCACCGTGCGGCTGTCCGTCGTAGGAACCCAGCAGCTCGTCCGCCAGGCTCGGCAGGTCGTCCAGCGGCGTTTCCTCGGCCCAGTCGGAGCGCGGGCGGCGGCGCGGTGTGCCGTCGGCGTCGATCTGAGGCATCTCGCGCGTGTGTGCCTCGGAGCCGTCGGGGCCCGTGCCCGGCCGCCGGGCACCCGGCCGCTCGTCCCGGAAGAAGCCGGGCGGTACCCGGCCCGCCGGGTCGCCGTCCCGTACGGGCGGCAGCACAGCGGTCTCGTCGGCCGCACCGTGATCCACCACCGGCGGCAGCTTGGCCGTGTCCTCCACGGACACCGGCGGCAGTACGGCCGTCTCGTCCGCCGCGCCCGGTGTCACCGGCGGCTGCGGCAGCTCGGCGGTCACCTCGGCGTCGGTGTGGGAGCGCCGCGCGTCGTCGGCGGGGCCGCCCCGTTCCTCGCGCACCGGCCGCAGCACCGTGGTGTCGTCCATGGCCCGCGCGTCCGTACGCGCCCCGGCGGAGTCCCACCCGTCGCCACGCCGTCCGTCCGCGCCCGGCGGGACCACCGGCGTGGGGGCCGTGACCGCTTCGTCCGCCGTGTCCCGCGCGGTCGGCGCCGTCGGGGCGGCCGGCAGAGGTGCGCTGGGCCTGCGGGCCGCCGCGTCGGCCGCCACCGCGGCCTCGGCGGCCTGCCGACGGGCCTCCTCGGCCCGCAGCAACGCCTCCTCGGCCTTGCGCTGCGCCTCCAGACGGCGGGCCTCCTCCTCGGCGCGCAACCGGGCCTGACGGGCCTCCTCCTCGGCGCGCCGCCGGGCCTCCTCCTCGGCCTGCTTGCGCCGCCGCTCCTCCTCGGCCCTGCGGCGGGCCTCCGCCTCGGCGCGCGCCTTCTCCTCGGCGAGGAGCCGCTGACGCTCCTCCTCCGCTCGCCGGGCGGCTTCCTCGGCCCGCTGCCGGGCCTCCTCCGCCTGCCGTTCGGCCTCGCGCCGCTGCGCCTCCTCCAGCTCGCGCCGCTTGCGCTCCTCCTCCTCGGCACGCAGCCTGGCGAGCTGTTCCTGGCGCTCGCGCTCCAGGCGCTCCTCCTCGGCCTTGCGCGCGGCCTCTTCCTCGGCCTTGCGGCGGGCCTCCTCCTCGGCCTTCCTGCGCGCCTCCTCCCGGGCCTTGATCTCGGCCTCGGAAAGGGGCAGCACGATGTCCAGCCGGTGCCGGATCACGGTGGTGACGGCCTCGGGCTCCTGCCCGGCGTCCACGACCAGGTAGCGGCCGGGGTCGGAGGCGGCCAGCGTCAGGAAACCGGACCGCACGCGCGCGTGGAACTCCGCCGGTTCCGACTCCAGCCGGTCCGGCGCCTCGGTGAACCGCTCGCGGGCGGTCTCCGGGGAGACGTCCAGCAGGACGGTGAGGTGCGGGACGAGCCCGTCGGTGGCCCAGCGGTTGATGCGGGCGATCTCGGTCGGGGACAGGTCGCGGCCGGCGCCCTGGTAGGCGACGGAGGAGTCGATGTAGCGGTCGGAGATGACCACCGCGCCGCGTTCCAGCGCCGGGCGGACGACCGTGTCGACGTGCTCCGCGCGGTCGGCGGCGTATAGCAGGGCCTCCGCGCGGTGGGACAGGCCCGCCGAGGACACGTCCAGCAGGATCGAACGCAGCCGCTTGCCGACCGGGGTGGCGCCGGGCTCACGGGTGAGCACGACCTCGTGGCCCTTGGCGCGGATCCACTCGGCGAGAGACTCGGCCTGGGTGGACTTGCCGGCGCCGTCGCCGCCCTCCAGGGCGATGAAGAAGCCCTTCGCCGCCGGCGCGGTGACGGGGTCGTCGCCGCCCAGCAGCGCGTCCTTGAGGTCCTGGCGCAGCGGTACACCGGACCGGTCGTCGACCTTGGCGAGCACCAGCGCGGCCACCGGCAGCAGCAGCGCGCCGACCAGCATCAGGGTGAAGGCGGCCCCGCCGTGCGCGAAGACGAACCTGCCGTTCTCCAGCCGGTGCGGGCCGATCAGCGCGGCGACCAGGGGTGCGATCAGGGCGCCGAGCGCTATGAAGACCCGGACCACGGCGTGCAGGTGCTCGGTGGTGCGCGCCCGGCGGTAGTCCTCGGTCTCCTGGTCCAGCAGGGTGTGCCCGGTGTTGGCGGCCACGCCCGCGCCGGCACCGGCCAGCATGACGAGCAGCAGCACCGTCGTGACGTCCGGGACCAGGCCGCCGGCCAGCAGGGCGATGCCGGTGACGGCGATGGCGAGGGCCAGCAGGCGACGGCGGGACAGCGAGGGCAGCACCGCGGGGGCGGTGCGGATGCCGACGCCGACACCGCCGGTCAGGCCCAGCACCAGCAGGCCGTAGAGCACCGGGCCGCCGCCCAGGTCCTTGGCGTGCAGCACGCACACCGCGACGGCCGCCGCGATCGCGCCGGCGACCGACGCACAGGCCGGGACGAGCAGGGGCACCGCGCCCGTACGGCCCTTGTCGACGCCGGTGCCGGTGCGCGGGCGGCGCAGGCCCTCCAGCGGGGACCGCGCGCGCGGGGTGCGGGTGCCGGGCAGCTCCAGGGAGGTCAGCACGGACAGGGAGGCGGCGAACAGGCCGGCCGCCACGTACGACCCGAGGGCCACCTGGTGCTGGTCGAACCAGGCCACGCCGGTGCCCAGCAGGTTGTTCAGCAGGCCGGCGACGACCAGTGCGGCGGCGGCCAGCGGGACCGCCAGGAAGGTCGTGCGCAGCGCCAGGCGGCGCAGGGCGTCCAGGTGGTCCGGGAGCGGCCGTACCGTGGCGCCCTCCGGCGGCGGGGCCGGCAGCAGGGCGGGGGCGGCACTCTCCCGGCACACCGTCCACAGCCGCTCACAGACGCCGGTGACGAAGGCGGTGACCAGCAGGACGGCGAGCGCGTCGTCCGGGGTCCAGTCGATCCACAGGGGCGCGACGATCAGCAGCGCGGCGCGCACACCGTCGGCGCCGACCATGGTCCAGCGCCGGTCGAGGGGGCCCTCCTGGGCGGTGAGCGCGGTCAGCGGGCCGAGGAGGACGGCACCGAAGACGAGCGTGGCGAGGATGCGCGCCGCGAAGACCGTCGCGACCGCGAAGGCCACCCCGCGGTAACCGCCGCCGAAGGCGCCCTCGGTGATCGCCGCCTGGAGGACCAGGACGACCAGCACGAGAAGGGCGAGGGTGTCGCCGACCCCGCTCACCAGTTGCGCGCTCCACAGGCGCCTCAGCTGCGGTCGGCGCAGCAGGGAGCGGACGGCGCGTTCGCGGGAGTCCGCGACCAGGGCGTCGTCCGGTGCTGTGGGGTGGGCCGTTGGCTGCTCGGCTCGCGTCATGCGTTCAGCCTATCCGCAGCCACCGACACCACACCTCGCCCGTCCCGGCACGCGCACGCCCCGACATCAAAGTGATGCCGGGGCGTTCATGTCGCGAGGCCGAAGTGGACGTTTCCGGTCGGGTCCGGGCGTCAGCCGTCCGTGCCGGGAGCCGCCGCCCCGGAGACCGTCGCCTTCTTGGCGGTGGTCTTCTTGGCGGTCGTCTTCTTCGTGGCCGCCGTCGTCTTCTTCGCGGCCGTCTTCTTGGCCGCGGTCTTCTTCGCCGGGGCCGTCTTCTTGGCCGTCGCCTTCTTCGCGGTCTTCTTGGCGGGGGCCTTCGCGCGCTTCTCGGCGAGCAGCTCGAAACCACGCTCAGGGGTGATGGCCTCGACGCTGTCGTCGGAGCGGAGGGTCGCGTTGGTCTCGCCGTCGGTGACGTACGGACCGAAGCGGCCGTCCTTGACCACGACCGGCTTGCCGGAGACCGGGTCCTCGCCCAGCTCCTTCAGCGGCGGCTTGGCCGCGGCCCGGCCGCGCTGCTTGGGCTGGGCGTAGATCGCCTGCGCCTCTTCCAGCGTGATCGTGAACAACTGGTCCTCGGTCTGGAGCGAGCGCGAGTCCGTGCCCTTCTTCAGGTACGGGCCGTAGCGTCCGTTCTGCGCGGTGATCTCCACGCCGTCGGCGTCGGTGCCGACGACCCGCGGCAGGGACATCAGCCGCAGCGCGTCATCGAGCGTCACCGTGTCGAGCGCCATGGACTTGAAGAGGGACGCCGTGCG contains:
- the tmk gene encoding dTMP kinase; protein product: MTRAEQPTAHPTAPDDALVADSRERAVRSLLRRPQLRRLWSAQLVSGVGDTLALLVLVVLVLQAAITEGAFGGGYRGVAFAVATVFAARILATLVFGAVLLGPLTALTAQEGPLDRRWTMVGADGVRAALLIVAPLWIDWTPDDALAVLLVTAFVTGVCERLWTVCRESAAPALLPAPPPEGATVRPLPDHLDALRRLALRTTFLAVPLAAAALVVAGLLNNLLGTGVAWFDQHQVALGSYVAAGLFAASLSVLTSLELPGTRTPRARSPLEGLRRPRTGTGVDKGRTGAVPLLVPACASVAGAIAAAVAVCVLHAKDLGGGPVLYGLLVLGLTGGVGVGIRTAPAVLPSLSRRRLLALAIAVTGIALLAGGLVPDVTTVLLLVMLAGAGAGVAANTGHTLLDQETEDYRRARTTEHLHAVVRVFIALGALIAPLVAALIGPHRLENGRFVFAHGGAAFTLMLVGALLLPVAALVLAKVDDRSGVPLRQDLKDALLGGDDPVTAPAAKGFFIALEGGDGAGKSTQAESLAEWIRAKGHEVVLTREPGATPVGKRLRSILLDVSSAGLSHRAEALLYAADRAEHVDTVVRPALERGAVVISDRYIDSSVAYQGAGRDLSPTEIARINRWATDGLVPHLTVLLDVSPETARERFTEAPDRLESEPAEFHARVRSGFLTLAASDPGRYLVVDAGQEPEAVTTVIRHRLDIVLPLSEAEIKAREEARRKAEEEARRKAEEEAARKAEEERLERERQEQLARLRAEEEERKRRELEEAQRREAERQAEEARQRAEEAARRAEEERQRLLAEEKARAEAEARRRAEEERRRKQAEEEARRRAEEEARQARLRAEEEARRLEAQRKAEEALLRAEEARRQAAEAAVAADAAARRPSAPLPAAPTAPTARDTADEAVTAPTPVVPPGADGRRGDGWDSAGARTDARAMDDTTVLRPVREERGGPADDARRSHTDAEVTAELPQPPVTPGAADETAVLPPVSVEDTAKLPPVVDHGAADETAVLPPVRDGDPAGRVPPGFFRDERPGARRPGTGPDGSEAHTREMPQIDADGTPRRRPRSDWAEETPLDDLPSLADELLGSYDGQPHGDQGDTGEERKRGGRGRGRRG